From Oryza brachyantha chromosome 9, ObraRS2, whole genome shotgun sequence, a single genomic window includes:
- the LOC121055290 gene encoding uncharacterized protein LOC121055290, whose product MAQGTAPSAGGGTAVPAHSAAAAVSTTAATATTPPGTPRAAGAAAPGHYAVELYFDPALENQVLKAWNALARRQLSSRLIDAASRPHLPLLHLPAAALADPLRLAPSLRALASRLDPLPLALSSLASPPSSLDAGVLFLAPTPSAALLGIHAQLCELLRKDAGVEVPDGFRPDHWVPRCAVAIDVPRGRMAEAFCVLRELKLLPVSGYGMDIALVEVGPVVRELVSYPLGGSGGAGAD is encoded by the coding sequence ATGGCGCAAGGCACCGccccctccgccggcggcggcaccgccgTTCCCGCCCactcggccgcggcggccgtctccaccaccgccgccaccgccaccactccCCCCGgcacgccgcgcgccgcggggGCGGCCGCCCCCGGGCACTACGCCGTCGAGCTCTACTTCGACCCGGCGCTGGAGAACCAGGTGCTCAAGGCGTGGAACGCgctggcgcggcggcagcTCAGCAGCCGCCTCATcgacgccgcctcgcgcccgcaCCTCCCGCTGCTgcacctccccgccgccgcgctggcgGACCCGCTCCGCCTCGCCCCCTCGCTCCGCGCGCTCGCCTCGCGCCTCGACCCGCTCCCGCTCGCGCTCTCCTCGCTCGCCTCCCCGCCGTCCTCGCTCGACGCCGGGGTGCTCTTCCTCGCGCCCACCCCGTCCGCGGCGCTGCTCGGCATCCACGCGCAGCTCTGCGAGCTCCTCCGCAAGGACGCCGGGGTCGAGGTGCCCGACGGGTTCCGCCCCGACCATTGGGTCCCGCggtgcgccgtcgccatcgacgTCCCCCGCGGACGCATGGCCGAGGCCTTCTGCGTGCTCCGCGAGCTCAAGCTGCTCCCCGTCTCCGGGTACGGGATGGACATCGCGTTGGTCGAGGTCGGCCCTGTGGTGAGGGAGCTCGTGTCCTACCCTCTCGGTGGCAGCGGAGGCGCTGGAGCCGACTGA
- the LOC102702126 gene encoding probable serine/threonine-protein kinase PBL28: MFNNIVSSWNKRRRSRSLDQLNPWVYKPAELWQMKEQGPTAALPPPPSKKRSSCSMVFTLKEMEEATNMFSEKNLIGKGGFGRVYRGVLKNGQIVAIKKMDLPTAKQADGEREFRVEIDILSRLDHPNLVTLIGYCADGKHRFVVYEFMPKGNLQDVLNGIGEVRLDWPVRLRIALGAARGLAYLHSTTAVGVPVVHRDFKSSNVLLTEHFEAKISDFGLAKLMPQDLDLYATTRVLGTFGYFDPEYALTGKLTLQSDVYAFGVVLLELLTGRRAIDLSQGPQEQNLIVRMQQVAGDRKRLRKVVDREMAKGSYTAESVSMFAGLAARCVCFESAGRPSMADCVKELQFIMYANMKI; encoded by the exons ATGTTCAACAACATCGTCTCGTCATGgaacaagaggaggaggagcagatcACTCGATCAGCTGAACCCAT ggGTGTACAAGCCAGCCGAGCTGTGGCAGATGAAGGAGCAGggcccgacggcggcgctgccgccgccgccgtcgaagaAGCGCAGCAGCTGCTCCATGGTGTTCACCCTCAAGGAGATGGAGGAGGCGACCAACATGTTCAGTGAGAAGAATCTCATCGGCAAGGGCGGATTTGGCCGCGTTTACAGAGGAGTTCTGAAAAATGGTCAG ATTGTTGCCATCAAGAAGATGGACCTGCCTACTGCTAAACAAGCGGACGGCGAACGCGAATTCCGAGTCGAGATCGACATCCTGAGCAGGCTAGACCACCCCAATCTGGTCACGCTGATCGGCTACTGCGCCGACGGCAAGCACCGGTTCGTCGTCTACGAGTTCATGCCCAAAGGCAACCTGCAAGATGTTCTCAATG GTATCGGCGAGGTGAGGTTGGACTGGCCGGTGAGGCTGCGGATCGCGctgggcgcggcgagggggctCGCCTACCTGCactccaccaccgccgtcggCGTCCCCGTCGTCCACCGCGACTTCAAGTCCAGCAACGTCCTCCTCACCGAGCACTTCGAGGCCAAG ATTTCAGACTTCGGGCTGGCCAAGCTGATGCCGCAGGATCTTGACCTGTACGCCACCACCAGGGTGCTCGGCACCTTCGGTTACTTCGATCCGGAGTACGCTCTG ACGGGGAAGCTGACGCTGCAGAGCGACGTGTACGCGTTCGGCGTCGTGCTGCTGGAGCTGCtcaccggccgccgcgccatcgACCTGAGCCAGGGCCCGCAGGAGCAGAACCTCATCGTGAGGATGCAGCAGGTGGCCGGCGACCGGAAGAGGCTGCGGAAGGTGGTGGACAGGGAGATGGCGAAGGGGTCGTACACGGCGGAGTCGGTGTCCATGttcgccggcctcgccgcgcgctGCGTCTGCTTCGAgagcgccggccggccgtccaTGGCCGACTGCGTCAAGGAGCTCCAGTTCATCATGTACGCCAACATGAAGATCTGA